The Chryseobacterium geocarposphaerae genome window below encodes:
- a CDS encoding DUF922 domain-containing protein — translation MLKFVILICFSLSLQIFGQKIIWKEDLKLKWENFKSPVNRKSNPDVVAYTHCGWEYSVVKSSNPKATIDFTIETIFNEDKSWKDTKRINDYVLLHEQKHFDIAEIFARKLRKEVQEKIKTSSDWDKYFKGIYSAVSNDYKNFQITYDKVTEHGINKEKQAEYNELISSELENLKNFRTS, via the coding sequence ATGTTGAAATTTGTTATTTTAATTTGTTTTTCGCTTTCACTTCAGATATTTGGGCAGAAAATAATCTGGAAGGAAGATCTGAAGCTGAAATGGGAGAATTTTAAAAGTCCGGTTAACCGGAAAAGCAATCCCGATGTAGTCGCTTACACCCATTGCGGATGGGAATATTCTGTGGTAAAATCCAGCAATCCGAAAGCAACGATTGATTTTACTATAGAAACCATATTTAACGAAGATAAATCATGGAAAGATACCAAAAGAATCAATGATTATGTACTTTTACATGAGCAGAAACATTTCGATATTGCAGAAATATTTGCCAGAAAGCTAAGAAAAGAAGTTCAGGAAAAGATTAAGACCTCTTCAGATTGGGACAAATATTTTAAAGGAATTTATAGTGCGGTTTCAAATGATTATAAGAACTTTCAGATTACTTACGATAAAGTTACCGAACACGGTATTAATAAAGAAAAACAGGCGGAATACAACGAATTAATATCTTCAGAATTAGAAAATTTAAAAAACTTTAGAACCTCTTGA
- a CDS encoding PD-(D/E)XK nuclease family protein — MKFLNKIIHELLAQSSDLSEFNIVLPGKRPIVFIRRILEENNYSGFLPNFFTVEELINQIADKQPIQGISLWLFAFDIYKSLNLIPRDNFSDFLKWFPTLQKDWDDILKFSESDQAVLQYMFDEERIKDWAQNLGEDDDVPRKKFLNFWKNMNVFLPVLKQKLQERNWATSGMIHETAKAEIDSFAKNTKEKFVFCGFNAFTPVEEKLVRSLLQWDKGQCFFQADHYYFDDERQEAGKFLRNHKTWKEFNENRAFNWIEDDFNQPKNIKVYEVSGNITQTKILPEIFKEIENKTYSNTAVVLLDENLLPASLDVMYGVPNLNITMGFPLKNLSFSNAVKQLFYLQKQLEKNKSSYYYRDVFPILEELPKSVEDELIINQFKAKVEERNIVYISRKLLQELLGKLSYYNLLQKADSTNVYLDSLIDFCKKVKWLEIDDIQYENVSHFENSFRIIKNQLSPYDFEITMETLEILINQHINSESIDFQGEPLRGLQIMGLLETRLLNFENVILLSVNEGKLPLGNSQNTYIPFDIRKFFDLHTFLENDSIYAYHFYRLIQDAQNVHLLFNALSSGVNSGEKSRFITQIEMESSHNIEHLIIENSSEPIITESIEFTKTPIVLERLEKWKEKVSASHLTSYLYNPVDFYLSKILNTSENDEIEEELSVKNYGNLVHYTLQEVYEVIKSKVLKENDLKDSIKQIDKYVDIAIDKLKHQPEFYEKGMNFIHKAIAKKVIESILNYDLDLVKNGNKLEILDIEKRFENVDFYLDASQKISFFGFIDRIDRLNGTLRIIDYKTAKIKNLIVKIDQDNVDEYFHNSDRKQALQLCIYQYVVQNLPEFWGLPIETGIWSFAEAKKGVVSLQFEKGDIDDAMKSIKSLIEEILNPDINFIEEIKTYSI, encoded by the coding sequence TTGAAGTTCCTCAATAAAATCATTCACGAATTATTAGCTCAAAGTTCTGACCTTTCGGAGTTTAATATTGTGTTACCCGGAAAACGTCCCATCGTTTTTATCCGAAGGATTTTAGAGGAAAATAATTATTCTGGCTTTTTGCCCAACTTTTTTACGGTAGAGGAGCTTATCAACCAGATTGCAGACAAACAGCCGATTCAGGGGATTTCTTTATGGCTTTTTGCTTTTGATATCTATAAAAGCCTTAATCTCATTCCAAGAGACAATTTTTCGGATTTTTTGAAATGGTTTCCGACCTTACAGAAGGACTGGGATGATATTTTGAAGTTTTCAGAGAGTGATCAGGCTGTTTTGCAGTACATGTTTGATGAAGAGAGAATTAAAGACTGGGCGCAGAATTTAGGAGAAGATGACGATGTTCCGAGAAAAAAATTCCTGAACTTCTGGAAGAATATGAACGTTTTTCTTCCGGTTTTGAAACAAAAATTACAGGAGAGAAACTGGGCTACTTCAGGAATGATTCATGAAACGGCAAAAGCTGAAATTGATTCTTTTGCCAAAAATACCAAAGAAAAATTTGTGTTCTGCGGATTCAATGCTTTTACTCCGGTTGAAGAAAAATTGGTAAGAAGCCTTTTACAATGGGATAAAGGGCAATGTTTCTTTCAGGCAGATCATTATTATTTTGATGATGAAAGGCAGGAAGCGGGTAAGTTTTTACGAAATCATAAAACATGGAAAGAATTCAACGAAAATAGGGCTTTCAACTGGATCGAAGATGATTTTAACCAGCCCAAAAATATAAAAGTATACGAAGTTTCAGGAAATATAACCCAAACCAAGATCTTACCTGAAATTTTTAAGGAAATTGAAAATAAAACCTATTCCAATACGGCTGTTGTACTTTTAGACGAGAATTTGCTTCCTGCAAGCTTAGATGTTATGTATGGAGTTCCGAACCTGAATATTACGATGGGATTTCCGTTGAAAAACCTGTCGTTTTCCAATGCAGTTAAGCAGCTTTTTTACCTTCAGAAACAATTAGAAAAAAATAAATCCTCTTACTACTACCGCGATGTTTTTCCTATTCTTGAAGAACTTCCGAAATCAGTTGAAGACGAATTGATTATCAATCAGTTCAAAGCAAAAGTAGAAGAGAGGAATATTGTTTATATCTCAAGAAAACTTTTACAGGAGCTTTTAGGAAAACTTTCTTATTATAATTTGCTTCAAAAGGCAGATTCCACCAATGTTTATCTGGATTCCTTAATTGATTTTTGCAAAAAAGTAAAATGGCTGGAAATAGATGATATTCAATATGAAAACGTCTCTCATTTCGAAAACTCCTTTAGAATAATAAAAAACCAGCTGAGTCCCTATGATTTTGAAATCACGATGGAAACGCTGGAGATTCTGATCAATCAGCATATCAATTCCGAGAGTATCGATTTTCAGGGAGAACCGCTAAGAGGCCTTCAGATTATGGGGCTTCTGGAAACCCGTTTATTGAATTTTGAGAATGTGATTCTCCTTTCTGTTAATGAAGGAAAACTGCCGCTCGGAAATTCTCAGAATACCTATATTCCATTTGATATCAGAAAGTTTTTTGATCTTCATACTTTCCTGGAGAATGACAGTATTTATGCGTATCATTTCTATCGTCTGATTCAGGATGCTCAGAATGTACATTTACTGTTTAATGCATTAAGCTCGGGAGTGAATTCAGGAGAAAAGAGCAGGTTTATTACGCAGATAGAAATGGAAAGTTCTCATAACATTGAACATTTAATTATTGAGAATTCATCGGAGCCTATTATTACAGAATCAATCGAATTTACTAAAACGCCTATTGTTTTGGAAAGGCTCGAAAAATGGAAAGAAAAAGTTTCCGCTTCTCACCTTACCAGCTATTTGTACAATCCTGTGGATTTTTATCTTTCTAAGATTTTGAATACTTCCGAAAACGATGAAATAGAAGAAGAATTATCTGTTAAAAATTACGGAAATTTAGTGCATTATACACTTCAAGAAGTATATGAAGTTATTAAAAGTAAAGTATTAAAAGAAAATGATTTAAAAGATTCAATTAAACAAATAGATAAATATGTTGATATTGCTATTGATAAGCTTAAACATCAGCCGGAATTCTACGAGAAAGGAATGAATTTTATTCATAAGGCTATTGCCAAGAAAGTGATAGAAAGCATTCTCAACTACGATCTTGATTTAGTAAAAAACGGAAATAAACTTGAAATTTTAGATATTGAAAAACGGTTTGAAAATGTAGATTTCTATCTTGACGCATCACAAAAAATCTCATTTTTCGGATTTATTGATCGTATAGACCGATTAAACGGAACGCTGAGAATTATCGATTATAAAACAGCAAAAATAAAAAATCTGATCGTTAAAATTGATCAGGATAATGTTGATGAATATTTCCATAACAGTGACAGAAAACAAGCGTTGCAGTTGTGTATTTATCAATATGTAGTTCAGAATCTTCCTGAGTTTTGGGGACTTCCGATTGAAACAGGAATATGGAGTTTTGCCGAAGCCAAAAAAGGAGTAGTTTCTCTGCAGTTTGAAAAAGGAGATATTGATGATGCCATGAAATCTATTAAAAGTTTAATCGAGGAAATCCTGAATCCGGATATTAATTTTATTGAAGAGATTAAGACTTATTCTATTTAA
- a CDS encoding acyl-CoA dehydrogenase family protein — MSYYPLTSIPDYYGIDALLTEEHKLIRQSIREWVESFVMPQIDQAAQNHTDIPGLMRELGKAGALGPYIPVEYGGSGLDQISYGLIMQELERGDSAVRSAASVQSSLVMFPINEFGSEEQKRKYLPKLASGEMIGSFGLTEPNHGSDPGSMETYFKDMGDHYLLNGAKMWITNSPLCDIAVVWAKNEEGKVQGLIVERGMEGFTTPETHNKWSLRASKTGELVFNDVKVPKENLLPGVTGLKGPLSCLNSARYGISWGVIGAAIDCYCTAVQYSKERKQFGKPIGSYQLQQKKLAEFLTEITKAQLLCLQLGNLKNAHKATPAQISMAKRNNVKMAIDIARESRQILGGMGIMGEFPMMRHAANLESVITYEGTHDVHLLITGLDITGINAF, encoded by the coding sequence ATGTCATATTATCCTCTTACATCCATTCCCGATTATTACGGAATAGATGCTTTACTTACCGAAGAACACAAACTTATACGCCAATCGATAAGAGAATGGGTGGAAAGTTTTGTAATGCCACAGATCGATCAGGCTGCACAAAATCATACAGATATTCCTGGCTTAATGAGAGAATTGGGAAAAGCAGGAGCATTGGGTCCTTACATTCCGGTTGAGTATGGAGGTTCAGGTCTTGATCAGATTTCTTACGGTTTGATCATGCAGGAGCTGGAAAGAGGGGATTCTGCTGTGCGTTCTGCAGCTTCTGTACAGAGTTCTTTAGTTATGTTCCCGATCAATGAATTCGGCTCTGAAGAACAAAAAAGAAAATATTTACCAAAATTAGCTTCAGGAGAGATGATCGGTTCTTTTGGGCTGACTGAGCCAAACCACGGTTCAGATCCTGGTTCTATGGAAACTTATTTTAAAGATATGGGAGACCATTATCTTTTAAATGGAGCTAAAATGTGGATCACTAACTCTCCGCTTTGCGATATCGCCGTAGTCTGGGCTAAAAATGAAGAAGGAAAAGTTCAGGGATTGATCGTTGAAAGAGGAATGGAAGGCTTCACCACTCCAGAAACTCATAATAAATGGAGTTTAAGAGCTTCAAAAACGGGTGAGCTGGTTTTCAATGATGTGAAAGTGCCAAAAGAGAATCTACTTCCGGGAGTTACAGGACTAAAAGGACCTTTATCTTGTTTAAATTCAGCCAGGTACGGAATTTCGTGGGGTGTAATCGGTGCTGCTATTGACTGCTACTGTACGGCTGTTCAGTATTCAAAAGAAAGAAAACAGTTTGGAAAACCAATCGGTTCTTATCAGTTGCAACAGAAAAAATTAGCAGAATTTTTAACTGAAATTACAAAAGCTCAATTGCTTTGCCTGCAATTGGGAAATCTTAAAAATGCTCATAAAGCAACTCCAGCTCAGATTTCAATGGCCAAAAGAAACAACGTGAAAATGGCTATTGATATTGCAAGAGAATCCCGTCAGATTCTTGGCGGAATGGGAATCATGGGAGAATTCCCGATGATGAGACACGCTGCAAACCTGGAGTCTGTAATTACTTATGAAGGAACACACGACGTTCACTTGCTTATTACTGGTTTAGATATTACCGGAATTAACGCATTCTAA
- a CDS encoding SusC/RagA family TonB-linked outer membrane protein produces MNVKISRSLGLVAVLYFTANFSAQNTKKDTLPKEQKIEEVVMIGYGTQKKSNVTGAIASIRASDIEAIPAGKPEQVLQGRAAGVNVVSNSGQPGASATIRVRGVTSYSSNNDPLWVVDGIVVDGIGWLSQSDIESIEVLKDGASSAIYGVSAARGVILVTTKKGKKGKLSLSYNGFFGVSNAARKLDLLDATQYATVINEGFANDGQAVRFQNPASFGKGTDWQDEIFGTGARQNHEISIQGGNEKSTYFASFGYYDQTGIVMSDISYYKRLTGRLNSTHKVTDWLTVGQTFAYTNQKNQGINANGEFGGPLSSAVNLDPITPVVVTDWSQVNSALYTNEHILRDENGNPYGISPYVNQEMSNPRAFKYTQLGNTNWSDDFIANVFAEVKFLNHFTFKSSLNGKKAYWGSQNFTPLFYLSATYSNLLLNSLSRTTQNKFEWSFENTLNYQNKFGDHNLNVLLGTGYYDYNIGSGQTVTHKGLPISSYEDASFNFEVPLANQTSSAWDNQEWNKASYFGRVIYDFKNKYLFTGTLRYDGSSLFGANHHWGVFPSFSLGWNVDKESFWPENDVINSLKFRGGYGTLGNDGIEAYKFSKFYISGANYTSGSGGVLIGYLQNGLENKDLKWETTTQTNIAADLRLFKNFTLTVDVYDKKTSDILRPVQIPGYVGVTGSYVANIGDMSNKGIEVELGYKKTWNDFTVSVNTNFAYNKNEVLSLEQGTKYLDGAGFQSMGPIQRIVVGDAYNSFYGFKTLGVFQNQAQINAYVNSKGQMLQTDAKPGDFIWADSNGDGVIDDLDKVNLGSSIPKYNFGATLNLSYKNWDFMVFGQGAGGNKIFQGLRRLDMLDANYQTKILDRWTGEGSTNENPRLTRADANKNYSRLSDWYLQKGDYFRIKLIQLGYTLPQDITQNFGVNKLRFYVTAENLITFTKYTGYDPEIAAGDSFGIDRAFYPQARTFMLGANVTF; encoded by the coding sequence ATGAATGTAAAAATATCAAGAAGTTTAGGGCTGGTTGCAGTACTCTATTTTACTGCCAACTTCAGTGCCCAGAACACAAAGAAAGACACTCTCCCTAAAGAGCAAAAAATTGAGGAAGTGGTAATGATCGGTTATGGTACTCAGAAGAAGAGTAATGTAACGGGAGCGATTGCAAGTATTAGAGCCAGTGATATTGAAGCTATACCTGCAGGAAAGCCAGAACAAGTTCTTCAAGGGAGAGCTGCCGGAGTAAATGTAGTTTCAAATTCTGGACAACCTGGAGCATCAGCAACTATCCGTGTGAGAGGGGTTACAAGTTATTCTTCAAATAACGATCCGCTTTGGGTTGTTGATGGTATTGTTGTTGACGGTATAGGCTGGCTAAGTCAAAGTGATATCGAAAGTATTGAAGTTTTGAAAGATGGTGCTTCTTCTGCTATTTACGGAGTTTCTGCAGCAAGAGGGGTTATTTTGGTAACCACCAAAAAGGGTAAAAAAGGAAAACTTAGTTTATCCTACAACGGTTTCTTCGGGGTGAGTAATGCCGCAAGAAAACTGGATCTTTTGGATGCTACACAATATGCGACTGTCATCAATGAAGGTTTTGCAAATGACGGACAAGCTGTAAGATTCCAAAATCCGGCATCGTTTGGAAAAGGAACTGATTGGCAGGATGAAATTTTCGGAACGGGAGCAAGACAGAACCACGAGATCAGTATACAAGGCGGAAACGAAAAATCTACTTACTTTGCGTCATTTGGATATTACGATCAGACTGGTATCGTAATGAGTGATATTTCTTATTATAAAAGATTAACAGGACGTTTAAACTCAACTCATAAAGTAACCGATTGGCTGACTGTGGGCCAAACTTTTGCGTATACCAACCAAAAAAACCAAGGGATTAATGCTAATGGTGAGTTTGGCGGCCCTTTAAGTTCTGCGGTGAATTTGGATCCCATCACTCCTGTTGTCGTAACAGATTGGTCACAGGTAAATTCTGCTTTATATACCAATGAACATATTTTGAGAGATGAAAATGGGAATCCGTACGGAATTTCGCCTTATGTAAACCAGGAAATGTCTAATCCAAGAGCGTTTAAATATACACAATTAGGAAACACTAACTGGTCAGACGATTTTATTGCTAATGTTTTTGCAGAAGTGAAGTTTTTAAATCATTTTACGTTTAAATCTTCATTAAACGGTAAAAAAGCATATTGGGGAAGCCAGAATTTCACTCCACTTTTCTATTTAAGTGCTACGTACAGCAATTTACTTCTAAACAGTTTAAGTCGCACTACTCAAAACAAATTTGAATGGAGTTTTGAAAACACCTTGAATTATCAAAATAAATTTGGAGATCATAATCTGAATGTGCTTTTGGGAACAGGATACTATGATTACAATATTGGAAGTGGCCAAACTGTTACTCATAAGGGGCTTCCGATCAGCAGCTATGAAGATGCTTCCTTCAACTTTGAAGTTCCGTTGGCTAACCAAACTTCTTCAGCATGGGATAATCAGGAATGGAACAAAGCTTCTTATTTTGGACGTGTGATTTATGACTTTAAAAATAAATACTTATTTACAGGTACATTAAGATATGATGGTTCTTCATTGTTTGGAGCAAATCACCATTGGGGAGTATTCCCTTCATTCTCTTTAGGATGGAATGTTGATAAAGAAAGCTTCTGGCCGGAAAACGATGTGATAAATAGCTTAAAATTTCGAGGAGGTTACGGAACTTTAGGAAACGATGGTATTGAGGCTTATAAATTTTCAAAATTCTATATTTCTGGAGCCAACTATACTAGTGGATCAGGAGGTGTATTAATTGGGTATTTGCAAAATGGTCTAGAGAATAAAGATTTGAAATGGGAAACAACTACACAAACCAACATTGCAGCAGATTTAAGACTTTTTAAAAATTTTACTCTAACAGTTGATGTTTATGACAAAAAAACATCGGATATTCTAAGACCTGTTCAAATTCCAGGGTATGTAGGAGTTACAGGATCTTATGTGGCCAATATTGGAGATATGAGTAATAAAGGGATAGAGGTAGAATTAGGTTACAAAAAAACATGGAATGACTTTACAGTTTCCGTAAATACCAACTTTGCTTACAATAAAAATGAAGTTTTATCACTTGAGCAGGGAACGAAATATTTGGATGGAGCGGGCTTTCAGTCTATGGGACCAATACAGAGAATTGTAGTAGGAGATGCTTATAATTCTTTCTATGGTTTCAAAACTTTAGGTGTTTTCCAAAATCAGGCACAGATTAATGCTTATGTCAATTCTAAGGGGCAAATGCTTCAGACAGACGCGAAACCTGGAGATTTTATCTGGGCAGATTCTAATGGTGATGGTGTAATTGATGATTTAGATAAAGTGAATTTGGGAAGCTCAATTCCTAAATATAATTTCGGAGCTACTTTAAATCTAAGCTATAAAAATTGGGATTTTATGGTATTTGGACAAGGTGCCGGAGGAAACAAAATCTTTCAGGGGCTAAGAAGATTGGATATGTTAGATGCCAATTATCAAACCAAGATCTTAGACAGGTGGACGGGAGAAGGTTCTACGAATGAAAATCCAAGACTAACAAGAGCAGACGCAAATAAAAACTACTCAAGGCTATCTGACTGGTATCTGCAAAAAGGGGATTACTTCAGAATTAAATTAATCCAATTAGGTTATACACTTCCGCAAGATATCACCCAAAACTTTGGTGTAAACAAACTACGCTTCTATGTAACTGCCGAAAACCTAATTACTTTCACAAAATATACAGGGTATGATCCAGAAATTGCAGCAGGAGATTCTTTTGGTATAGATAGAGCGTTTTATCCTCAGGCAAGAACTTTTATGTTGGGAGCTAATGTAACTTTCTAA
- a CDS encoding NUDIX hydrolase yields the protein MKIKDTKNKQNLQELIDTKDFVAHVSVDCTIFGFHNNILKVLLLKYHDLNLWSLPGGFVFNDEDLREAAARVLYERTHLKDLFLKQFHTFGRIDRTENNVHQILLRNKGIEVPKDHWIFQRFITVGYCSLIDFSLANTFPDAFNETCEWFEVNKLPQMAFDHDRIIETGLEYLRMNINTEVAASNLLPEKFTMKDLQSLYETILGEKFRRNNFQRKILSLNILDRLEKLYDGSANKAPYLYKFKSKVHNSANQYPISNDKGEEE from the coding sequence ATGAAAATCAAAGACACAAAAAACAAACAAAACCTTCAGGAACTTATTGATACTAAAGACTTTGTAGCTCATGTATCTGTAGATTGCACCATATTTGGTTTTCATAATAATATCCTGAAAGTATTGCTTTTGAAGTATCACGATCTTAATCTGTGGTCGCTTCCCGGCGGATTTGTATTTAATGATGAAGATCTCAGAGAAGCTGCTGCGCGCGTTTTATATGAAAGGACGCATTTGAAAGACCTGTTCCTTAAACAATTTCATACATTTGGAAGAATAGATCGAACGGAAAACAATGTACACCAAATCTTACTTCGGAACAAAGGAATTGAGGTTCCTAAAGATCACTGGATTTTTCAAAGGTTTATTACTGTAGGATATTGCAGTTTAATAGATTTTTCTCTTGCCAATACTTTTCCGGATGCTTTTAATGAAACCTGTGAATGGTTTGAAGTGAACAAGCTTCCTCAGATGGCATTTGACCATGACAGAATTATAGAAACCGGTCTTGAATATCTGAGAATGAACATCAATACCGAAGTTGCAGCAAGTAATTTACTTCCTGAAAAGTTTACGATGAAAGACTTACAGTCTCTCTATGAGACCATTTTAGGAGAAAAGTTCAGAAGAAACAATTTTCAGCGTAAAATACTGAGCCTTAACATTCTTGACAGGCTGGAAAAACTATATGATGGTTCTGCCAACAAAGCGCCTTATTTGTACAAATTCAAAAGCAAAGTTCACAATTCAGCCAATCAGTATCCTATCTCAAATGATAAAGGAGAGGAAGAATAG
- a CDS encoding MFS transporter: MTTKLSKISLPLKLTFLIFSMVLNCMGIVILQLSEAKITYDKLGFLESFKDIPVALISLFAVNFISKFGTKKSLILALSIVGICSLILPFVEVFWFYKLWFAIIGTCFAIGKICVFGVIRNNISDEKSLAKTMNSVEASFMIGIFVVNTGFGWLISSQFSQFWKFGFIMISVLSAITICLFSRLEIAEPLKKDKENLVKELSTFVSPFILVFLLVLFSIVFVEQSFNSWLPSFYKNHLKVNSFFALQASSFLALFSYVGRMITSNIIHRFALSRYYIVCLILIVSVLLVIIGIQFLGAENSRLLLFLFPVIGLFLSPLYPVINSKMITRIDKEKVNIFTSLVVIFSSLGSSVSSIIMSILFNNQLLNYYSVYILFAVLVLFSISLMYFSMSRKTLEK; the protein is encoded by the coding sequence ATGACTACCAAGCTCTCGAAAATATCCCTTCCTCTGAAACTAACTTTCCTGATTTTTTCAATGGTTTTAAACTGTATGGGTATTGTAATTTTGCAGCTTTCTGAGGCAAAAATCACGTATGATAAATTGGGATTTTTAGAGTCCTTTAAAGATATTCCCGTTGCACTTATTTCACTTTTTGCGGTTAACTTTATCAGCAAATTCGGGACAAAAAAGTCATTGATTTTAGCATTGAGCATTGTGGGAATCTGCTCACTTATTTTACCTTTTGTAGAAGTATTCTGGTTTTATAAGCTTTGGTTTGCCATTATCGGAACTTGTTTTGCAATTGGTAAAATATGTGTATTTGGGGTGATCCGTAATAATATTTCCGATGAAAAGTCCCTGGCAAAAACCATGAATAGCGTAGAAGCTTCGTTTATGATTGGTATTTTTGTGGTAAACACTGGATTTGGATGGCTCATCTCAAGCCAGTTCTCGCAATTTTGGAAGTTTGGGTTTATAATGATCTCCGTTTTATCTGCAATCACTATTTGTTTATTCTCCAGACTTGAAATTGCAGAACCCTTAAAAAAAGATAAGGAAAATCTTGTTAAAGAACTTTCAACGTTTGTTAGTCCTTTTATTCTCGTATTTTTGCTCGTTCTGTTTTCAATCGTTTTTGTTGAACAGAGTTTTAATTCCTGGTTACCTTCATTTTATAAAAACCACCTGAAAGTCAATTCATTTTTTGCATTGCAGGCTTCATCCTTCCTGGCCCTTTTCTCTTATGTCGGAAGAATGATTACCTCCAACATTATCCATAGATTTGCTTTATCCAGATATTATATTGTATGTCTTATACTGATTGTTTCTGTATTGCTGGTTATCATTGGTATCCAATTTCTCGGCGCAGAAAACTCAAGGCTATTATTGTTCTTATTTCCTGTAATAGGTCTTTTCCTGTCACCGCTCTACCCTGTTATCAATTCAAAAATGATTACCCGCATTGATAAGGAAAAAGTGAATATTTTTACTTCCTTAGTCGTTATTTTTTCATCCTTAGGAAGCTCTGTTAGCTCTATTATAATGTCGATATTATTTAACAACCAATTACTCAACTATTATTCGGTCTATATTTTATTCGCTGTACTGGTCTTATTTTCAATAAGTTTAATGTATTTTAGTATGAGTAGAAAAACATTAGAAAAATAA